Within Catharus ustulatus isolate bCatUst1 chromosome 5, bCatUst1.pri.v2, whole genome shotgun sequence, the genomic segment TTAACAGATCCAATAGTTAATGAGTTCATCATGACACATAAAgttgccaaaaatattttcaacttaaaaaaaaaaagctaaaccaaaaaagaaaccaaTGCAGACACTAAAGCAAACTGTGCTTAAAAAAATGTCTACAATATTTTTACATAAGCTGTGCAGGATCTTACGAAAGAAGATTCCCCAAACCACAGCTATTGCTACTCCTGCCCTTTTGCTGCCTTCTCAAGATAATACACATTAACTAAGTGCCTGTTGAGGTGCTTGCTGTAttcactttcctttttaaatgagCGGTCACAAAAAATGCACACATAATTCTCCCTGGCCATCGTGGTGTCTGGAGCTTCTTGTGACATCTTTGGACTTGTTTCCTCTTGTACAGAGCGAGCCCCATTTAACCCCGAGTCATCACTTCCTTCTGATATGTTGTCACTGATGTCACTGCCTTCATGGCTGTGGATGCCCTCATCCTCATCCATTTCCTGAGATTCATTCACAGCTGTGTTATCCTGAGATAACGACAAAGTCACTTTAGGGCTTTGTGTACACCCTTCTGCGGGcacaggcactggcacagcatcTGCTGCTGACTCTGTTGCTGGCAGGCACATCTTGGTCAAGTCCATCAGGTTTGAGTTAGTCTCAGTTTCTGCCCCAGTTTCAGCTGGCTCATTCTCAGGTGCCAGATCTAGTGCCACATCCATGAGTACATCCAAGCTTTTTTCAGAAGACACTGCATGGGAAGATTCCTGAGAGCAAGTGTCTTCCCCTTTGTCCACCTGTCTCTTCTCCTCTTTTGCATCACCAGTATCTTCACTCTCTCCTGCTACCGCAGGCATTTCTTGGTCCTCTACCTCACCTTCTGTGTTTGCATCCTGAGCTGGCAGACAAGGTTGCCCTGGACCTTGGATGTGGAGTCCTTTGGGATCAGTGCTCTCCCTGCCGAGAGCATGACCACCATTTTTGCTTAATGCCACTGTGTCAGTGGGATCTTGCTCCTTCTGGTCACCGCCCTCAGTGTCCAGCTTCACACCTTCATCTTCTTCTGAAATAGGATACTTATCTGGCATCTCCTCTTCCTCAATCTTCTCCTGATCAAGTTTACTGCTCTTTTTATTGTGCTTAATTTTcagaactttctttttcctgtttttctttaggcaaaagttttgctttttaggGTCTTCCTCTGGTGCAACATCACTTTTTTGAACTTCCTGGGAGTCTCTGGGTTTagcttccattttctttttcttttttgttactACTGAGGTATCATTTGCAGGCTCTTGCTTTGAGGAAGTTGTCtcaatctctgcttttcttttgacCTTCTTTGTTTTACATGTTTTCTCAGTACTTTTCTCAGTTTTAATATCCACCTTCTTGTTTTCTGAAGCCGATTTCCGACTTCTGGTTGTCACCTGGCCTGAAGAAACATTGCttgctgactttttttcctttgctgaatTATCTTTTTTCTCCACCTTCacaattttctccattttctttgcAGTTGCATCTCCTTTTGTTGGTTCCTTCCTCACTTTTTCATTAGTGCTCTCAGAGAAGTCAGCTTCATTCTTTTTAGTCCGTAGTTTCACCTTTGAGACATCCATGGTGATGTCAGAGCAATCAGGATGCCGGGACTTGATGTGATACTGCAGGTTACATTTTTTAGACGCTGCATAATCACAAACGGGGCAGAGAAACTGGCGCGGGTTGATGTGGAGCTCAACATGTTTTTTGAAATTGCTGCGGTCAGCGGTTTTGTAGTTACAGTGCG encodes:
- the LOC116996617 gene encoding RE1-silencing transcription factor B-like; the protein is MATQVLGQSGGNSLFPGSSNIGMALSNDMYDLQDLSKAELAAPQLIMLANVALTGEVSGNCCDYLVGEERQMAELTTVGDSNFSDSDGEGMEDTQAAESDREAPENVELSSLEVPGVETQGPAACSPPKTPTIDKDASLEAPSTPESTEEKCKSLKSKPFRCKPCQYEAESEEEFVHHIRVHSAKKFFVEENAEKQAQVKESDSCTAEEVDFSKGPIRCDRCGYNTNRYDHYLAHLKHHNKAGENERVYKCTICTYTTVSEYHWKKHLRNHFPRKVYTCSECSYFSDRKNNYIQHIRTHTGERPYQCAMCPYSSSQKTHLTRHMRTHSGEKPFKCDQCSYVASNQHEVTRHARQVHNGPKPLICPHCNYKTADRSNFKKHVELHINPRQFLCPVCDYAASKKCNLQYHIKSRHPDCSDITMDVSKVKLRTKKNEADFSESTNEKVRKEPTKGDATAKKMEKIVKVEKKDNSAKEKKSASNVSSGQVTTRSRKSASENKKVDIKTEKSTEKTCKTKKVKRKAEIETTSSKQEPANDTSVVTKKKKKMEAKPRDSQEVQKSDVAPEEDPKKQNFCLKKNRKKKVLKIKHNKKSSKLDQEKIEEEEMPDKYPISEEDEGVKLDTEGGDQKEQDPTDTVALSKNGGHALGRESTDPKGLHIQGPGQPCLPAQDANTEGEVEDQEMPAVAGESEDTGDAKEEKRQVDKGEDTCSQESSHAVSSEKSLDVLMDVALDLAPENEPAETGAETETNSNLMDLTKMCLPATESAADAVPVPVPAEGCTQSPKVTLSLSQDNTAVNESQEMDEDEGIHSHEGSDISDNISEGSDDSGLNGARSVQEETSPKMSQEAPDTTMARENYVCIFCDRSFKKESEYSKHLNRHLVNVYYLEKAAKGQE